CATGAATGCTGGACATGAACGCTTGTACAGATTTAATGTTCTCAAGCAGATGTACGAAGCATTTAGAATTTATTTAACTTCAAAAATCACAAATTTTGATGGAAATACCTGGAGACTAACTTCCTTTTTTACATAATCAGAGTCCTGCCCTCAGGCAATGTTTCACATGCCTGGTCTGGCATATGCTGTAACTGAAAGAGAAACTGCTATCCATTCAGGGACTCACTtttgtcctacaagcagtaAAACCATTCTGTATTTGTAGATAAGTGAGCTGATCTGAGCAGATCACATCGGAGTTGTGCTTTCATTGGTACCGCTTCATGCCTTCAAATAAAGCAGCTTTTAACACTTGGGTGGTCCATTTTGTGTGCTAATAGCTTTATAGCAATCAGTTTACACTCATCACCAGCGGAGAGTGGAAATGGCTTGAGTTGGACGGTCCTAAACCTTCACATTAAAGAaataatacaggtagtacatCGAGTATATTTTTTCCTTTGCCATATATATTGTAACCGTAGTAACGGTGATTCGCAGTTATCCTTGATTTTTGCTACTGCTTAAAAACTATCCTAAATGACCTTCAATCGTGATCTGAAAATCTCTTTCTTGCTTAAAGAAAACTTGTCAGCTTGAAACCATTAGATGAATTTATAAGGCTCGTGTACTGTGCAGctgttaaatcttttttttttaaaaacacaacATTTTTCAAGATTTCGTACAGCCTAACTTCTCTATAATTAGACTTGTACACAagatttaatatagtttttccATGTTTAGATTTATGTTAACTTGTCTTAACAACAGGCTTGTGTTCATTATACAAATTGCACtgcacattgataagtactcgcTGATGTTTGTATGtgaaatgcattacagttgGAGTAAATTGTTGCTTGGATACCTAcgtagttgcattagcagttCAGAGCAGTGGTAAGTGACTCACTTCTTTTTTGACATACTCAGAAATTGTTGTCAAGCCAGATTGAATCATCAAACAGGGCAGGTCCTGCTCACAGGCCATATTTCACTAGCCTGGTCTAGCATATGTTGAAACTGAAAgaggaattgttatccattaaGTGATTTATAtttgtcctacaagcagtaaaaccattcagtatttgtagataaatgagctactcccagtagatcacattggagttgtgtactcattgttacttcctgtagCCTTCAAGTACAGGGGCCTGTTATACATGGGTGGTCCTTTGTGTGGTAATAGCTTTGCAACTGTCAGTTTACATTAACCACAAGAGGAGAGCGGAGACAGCTTGAGTTGGATGCAGAGAACTGGAGATCTACTTTTGTTATGGTGAGAATCtatgtacaacatttcatatgaacaattcaTAAATACCGATGTAATTGCTTCATTTTTACTGACATCTGTACAGGGTTCAGCATAGTAGTGTTTGCTCTGAACACCTTTGTACTCTATGATGCTCTTTGTTAACTTACTGAACActctataatttttaaaatatgacaggAAGCTATATGACCACAATAACTTCAAAGTTCAAATTATAGTTCAAATTATATTGAACATGGTGGATTTTTGAACTACTGAAGTAGGGATATAATATTACTGTATTCTTAGACAGCAGCAATGAGGTTCCTTTTTCCACTGTGAGACCCTGGCAGTAATCTCATGCAGCAAAACACTAGTGACGCTAGACTCacatacaaattatggaaccgctTCTAATTTTCGTTACATAGGAATGAATTCTgagttgtgtttattttttctgcaatcaaaattttacataactataaaaaattatatatcatttgaatcgTCACAATGTTGGCTTCTTGataaacttaaattaaaaccacattgtaaattctataaaaatattattagaggtttactgaaagctgtcagagaattactgtacagttgtcatttctattaaatagtgtCCGACCAAAAGTCAttaaatatcaaattttttttctttgaaatggcttttattgGGAATTAACTTAAAGACAGGGTTTTGTAGCCTTGAAAAGAGCTGTTTTGGTCCTTAAGATGATCAATACTTGGTTGGCCAGCCTTGTTCTCAATCACTGCTCGGCAGCGCCTGGGCATACTATCTGTCAGCGTCTGAAGCTCTTCAGGTGTCACTATTCGATGCCAGGATCTTTTTTTATTAGATGGTTTGTCTTTAGTTACGAGCTTGCCTATTCTGCtccacaaatttttaatttggttAAGGTCTAGTGACTGAGCAGGCCAAGTCAGAGTGTTAACGTTATTGTCAGCAAACCACTTCTTTGCTCTTCTGGCTGTTTGGCATGGAGCATTATCTTGCTAGAACAGCCACTCTCTATCAAACAGACTTCTAGCAGATGGTATTTTCACACTTTGTAGTGCTCCATAATATTTTTCTGCATTTGTCATACCATCAACCAAATGTAATCTACCAGGACCAGTAGCGGAGAAACAACCCCACACCATTACTGAGGTGGGATGCTTTATCGTAGGTAAAATACATTCTGGTTTAAACTCTTCACCAGGACTCCTTCTTACATAATTGTTGCCAGAGTGATTTTGCACAGTAAGTGTGCTCTCATCGCTGAATAATACTGCTCTCCAGTTTTCTGGTGACCAATTCACATGACCTTTCGCCGATTGTAGATGAGCCTTTCTTTGTCGAGATGATAACAAAGGTTTTCTACAAGCTTTACAGCCTCGTAAGCCATTATCTCTCAGTGATTTGCGAACAGTTGATGGTGCTAACTCTGTACCTGTTGattcttttaactttttggCTAGCAGAGGATTGGTTAAATGTCTATCAACCAAAAAAGTCTCACTAGGCGTCTGGTCACTCGATCTGTTGCTAGCTTTTTCCTTCCCCTACCAGCCCGTTCTTCAACTTGACCAGTATTCTTTCATCtgcagattgttgtaaatacacCTTTCTTAGAGCAACCTACCTTCCTTGCAATTTCCCTCTGCGATTTCCCTTGTTGATAAAGGTGAATTATTACAGCACGCTTTTCTTTCGCGGGATGTTGAGGCATGATGATGAAGTTATTAGAATGACTTTTACTGAGAGCAGAAGGACTTTTCAATACTATTTGGGTTATGTTGCGTAATGCCCAACATCTCACTCAATGCAATTGTTGTCTTAGATGATTGTTAAACTGGGCAGATCAAAGAATTTGGAAATTCTAGACATCATTCACCAGAttaatgtttttgaaaaaatgacTTGTTATGAGACACCCTGACTAGTTGGACTATTAACTGCACTAGTGATGGAATTATGTTTAgatgcaaaaaaaaattaaacaatgcgacagctgataaaatttcctttctaatgatatataaccTTTCATATCTGGACTGAATATAACTAATTTGAGAGCCATTATAGCGCATTATGTACTAAAATTCaaaggcggttccataatttgtatcaccactgtataactagcattagtcctggatttgtttcaaatattcatcaaatgtttttttcatataatagactcgcatgatgaattatttaaatattgtttcttgtgtacattattcaatattattacaatattaactGTTCATTGACCTTACTGGCCTGCGAACTATTGTGTAATTGGACAAGTTGTATTTGCTTTAGCCAATCAAGAGACAGATTGTTGAATGAGGGGCGGACACATTTTCAAGCTATAAAACACATGGAGCAGCCAGCAAGCATATCATATACAGAGCACCCACAGGTAAGTATCACTTTTCTgttatattagcatctgttaatattatacttactgggaataatagagtagatgaggagagacactgagtcagtgtgattataatataactctgacctcctgagactatcactctctaccctgaggagactcatagagtctattctctagtgaggttaagttaaggtcaggagtcTCTGGTATCATTCCTCAGtcatttttgtacctgcaaacatttcctactgtaaatatgtcatattCCTCTTATGAATAGAATGAGGAGCTCTGAAACTAGAGTTTTTAGCTGCTTCTCTTGCCTTTATTCTGGTCAGAATCAGCTGCAGGTCACTGATTGTATTTAGTCACCAGTTTTATAGGaaattagtgtttaaagtaGGAGACTATGAATCTTATTGCTGTCTCCTGCTTTgtctttgttaaaattttactgAGTTTATTTCCATTAGTTTAACACATGAGAGAGCAAATAGCAAGAATGTTGATGCTTGATTTCCCAGCTCTGAGTATCACATTCCTAGTTTCCTTTTTATACTCTGTgaatatccagggttcacctgcagtaactctgttatggttggcagctttataaGTCATCAGCTCACCCAGAGTCAGCAGTTGAGTCACAATTTGTCTTCAATTctctttatcatattttactatgTGGAGTATTTTACAGGATACAATGGAGCAATGGATTAGGGAATATATTAGAGCTAGTGGAGCTCCTGACATTACCTCTCTTAGGGCTGCTCTAACAACCACCCTTCCTGATCAGCTACTTCAGCTTGTAACAACTATCAGAGATAGTAAGTCGTATACAGCTCTGCTATTGGCTATCTCCCGAGACCACCCTGTAGTGGCTCATCTGTTACTCACTCCATTGAGAGGaatagcagatgagttgctgttTGTGAAGGTTGAGGGTGGAGATACAGCTCTGCACTGGGCTGTATGGAAGGGAGATAGAGAGTTAGTAGAGCTTATACTTCATACAGTATCCTCTGGTAagaagtatgagctgatagctgTGAAGGATGGAGGGGGTTACACAGCTCTAACAAATGCTGCACAGAGTGGAGATACAGAGATAGTAGATACTCTACTGATCAGCCTGTCAGTAGAACAACGAGTCTCCCTGCTCAACATACGGACTATCAGCCTAAACACAGCACTGCACAAGGCAGCCTACTTGGGACACACAGCAGCTCTACAGTCAATGCTGACCTCCATTCCTCCTGGTAAAGTCTCTGCTTTCCTCAGTATAAAGAATGATGACCGTAGAACTCCTCTGAAGGATGCAGAGTATTGGGGATGGAAAGATACAGTAGAGCTGCTTAAGAGCTGGCAGCAGCCAATATTAGCAGGTAGGAatattatacagtgtgataccagctactcacttgtactactctatTGCATAACTCTCTGCTTGTCTCCAGGGTATCTTTATAAACATACCCAGGAAAACTCCATCTACCTTCTCCTTGCATAGAGACTGCAGTGGGCTGCAGAAGCTGTTCAGCTCTGTCTCTgtattaaatgctgtcagttcagCCTCTTCTCTTTAGccaacactcagcccttgctaatcactcatcacctctgctctctattggataattatagtctgagtattttaattccttattcaaaactgataggattaaagtgatgttagcagctcaacaCCTTGTGGGAGCTATTAGTCAGCACTTAGCTAAACTCTCCTGATTCATGAATATTCTTATTACTCACTACAGTTTTGAATAGAGACATGAGCTATTCACTAGaattatagtagtagtaattctgacagacagacacggctcttattatagtaaatatttttactatggAGCAGCTCTTGCTCTTGCTAAAGATagaatcacaatgtttgagtaagAATTAAATATGGTATAGTTTTCctcaaattttttaacaatttaaacaCAGGTTCTCAGTCTATTATTACTCACTGAGTCTGTACACCTGGTTGTAGCCTTAAAGAAGATAAGTACAACATCCAGTAGGAACATTTAGAATATTTGCATCCAGTAGCAACACTAGTTGATTCTCATTCACTAGTAACTCTTTTCATAAGCTCTAAGCAGTTGGTCCTAAGGctttgttttaacattttttaagaaTTTACAGATTATAAGGCTAAGTTGTGAGAACTTCTCCAAAGagcaataattaatattataagtaCCTTAACAGTCTGATGCAGTCAAGTGTAATGACCTTCTGCTGAATTACTCCTGAATGTGTCAAGGCAATCAATTAGTGCAGGTGATACTGTCTGGCTTCATAGCTAAAAGTTGAGAGTTCAATTCCTGATGAAATCACTATTTTTCATcaccactatatatatattgttgtaaattatttaattttttagctaattaatttttcagttttttgaccCAGTCCCCTTTATAAAGTGAGGTGGAGGACTTTTTATCTACTCGATTGGATTTACTAGTCTGCTGATTGGATTAAAGAATGTATTATTTCTTGTTAGTGTttacttaaatttaattttttttgtagcACAGGCTGCTGCCGCTGACAAGAAAATTGCTGCCCTTCAAGAAGCAGACAGACTCAAAACAGAAGGTTTGTAGTTTATACTGCTGACAAAGCAATTCATAAACTTGTAACAGTACCAGTACATGAGCTttgattatattgttgttttagagtTGGCCAATCAGAGAGAGGAGTTATTAGAGTCTCATCAGCAGATTGTAGCCCTGCAAGAAGCAGATAATCGCAAGACGGCGGGtgactttttaatttcaattgaACTGGATATTCTTCTGGTCATAAAATATGGATGAGATATAGTGCTCTATGAATTGCTTAGGATGAGTCATCCCTCTATCCTTTGTCTTACTTACCAGCTAGTCAGCTGACCTTgttcagtgttgagttggctagtgttaactctggttcagttgctaataaaactgtctaattgtaatgttacatttgcttTTTGCTTCTTATTGTATGATGTGACAGTACCAGTACATGAGCCCTGATTATGTTGTTGTTTTAGAGTTGACCAATCAGAGGGAGGAGTCTCAGCGGCAGATCATAGCCCTGCAAGAAACAAACAATCAGTTGACggcaggtaaagtttttacttACAGTTCAATTAATAGTGtttgaattttaatatattttaatatctacatatttactgttcatcagtaacaacacATATTCATTCACCTTCATGTGTACTTTgtcttgctagttattaacttataaggaaTGGATATGATGAGTATTGTTTCATCACTGCTACTGGCTGGTCAGCAGTTAATTCTATTGGTTAATGCTCCAATGGAGCCAATCGCCCAAATCGGTTTGTATGGTTTATGAATCCTGTCTAAATTGTATTGCTGTACTTAACGGATTAGACTGCAGTTTTCACATCTCCAAACCATCTATTTTAAACCTACCCTTAGTCTGAAGGATGGTTTACACAAGGTGGTTGTGACATGGTATAATTCTCATAGGTAGAGAGGAATTCTATTATAACTTCTAATAGATATACTTATAAACGTTTGTTTATTTAGATATGGCTGTCATGATGGAGAGACTTTACagactagatatttatctgcATACTCCCACTGATACAGACGAGACGGGAGACCAGCTTCACGAGCCTCAGGGCTGATACCTTCCTCtttgtttaattgaaatcacttgtagttcttgtttaagatttataattaaatacaattttatatttgtacTTGATACATTTTCTCCTCTCTACTCATCTAGCAGTGATTTTTACGAACACACATGTCCATC
Above is a genomic segment from Watersipora subatra chromosome 6, tzWatSuba1.1, whole genome shotgun sequence containing:
- the LOC137398391 gene encoding uncharacterized protein, with the translated sequence MEQWIREYIRASGAPDITSLRAALTTTLPDQLLQLVTTIRDSKSYTALLLAISRDHPVVAHLLLTPLRGIADELLFVKVEGGDTALHWAVWKGDRELVELILHTVSSGKKYELIAVKDGGGYTALTNAAQSGDTEIVDTLLISLSVEQRVSLLNIRTISLNTALHKAAYLGHTAALQSMLTSIPPGKVSAFLSIKNDDRRTPLKDAEYWGWKDTVELLKSWQQPILAAQAAAADKKIAALQEADRLKTEELANQREELLESHQQIVALQEADNRKTAELTNQREESQRQIIALQETNNQLTADMAVMMERLYRLDIYLHTPTDTDETGDQLHEPQG